In the Ilumatobacteraceae bacterium genome, one interval contains:
- the groES gene encoding co-chaperone GroES produces MNLKPLDDRIVVKPNEAETQTASGLVIPDTAKEKPQQGVVLAVGPGKRAETSGELIPVGIEVGQTVLYSKYGGTEVSSNGEDVLVLNARDVLAIVES; encoded by the coding sequence ATGAACCTGAAGCCGCTGGACGACCGCATCGTGGTCAAGCCAAACGAGGCCGAGACCCAGACCGCGTCTGGTCTCGTCATCCCCGACACCGCCAAGGAGAAGCCCCAGCAGGGTGTCGTTCTCGCCGTCGGCCCCGGCAAGCGCGCCGAGACCTCCGGTGAGCTCATCCCCGTCGGCATCGAAGTCGGCCAGACCGTGCTGTACTCCAAGTACGGCGGCACCGAGGTCAGCTCCAATGGTGAAGACGTCCTCGTCCTCAACGCCCGCGACGTGCTCGCGATCGTCGAGAGCTGA
- a CDS encoding winged helix-turn-helix domain-containing protein, whose protein sequence is MSDDRRHEGGTERGDDRQASPSPERRDYDLAAEFQVDTPAQLKALGDPLRSTIIDLVLERAMSVTELAERLDRPRGSVAYHVDVLVEAGLLRVVRTRRVRAIDERFYGRPALTFVLPDRPGEIPFIRDVLAEMDVERLAAEGRHATSTYRHARIPQRRAREFADRLQALALEFAEEPRSGDTEYGLYIALFPTNRLPARKPTGNDRPPSTTLDDEAET, encoded by the coding sequence ATGTCGGACGATCGACGCCACGAGGGCGGGACGGAGCGAGGGGACGATCGCCAGGCGTCCCCGTCCCCCGAACGACGCGACTACGATCTCGCCGCCGAGTTCCAGGTCGACACGCCCGCCCAGCTCAAGGCGCTGGGTGACCCGCTGCGCAGCACGATCATCGATCTCGTGCTCGAACGGGCGATGTCGGTCACGGAGCTGGCCGAACGACTCGACCGACCCCGCGGCTCGGTGGCGTACCACGTCGACGTCCTCGTCGAGGCCGGTCTCCTGCGGGTCGTCCGGACACGTCGGGTGCGGGCGATCGACGAGCGGTTCTACGGTCGCCCCGCCCTCACGTTCGTGCTGCCCGACCGGCCCGGCGAGATCCCCTTCATCCGCGACGTCCTGGCGGAGATGGACGTCGAGCGACTCGCCGCCGAGGGCAGACACGCGACCAGCACGTACCGGCACGCCCGCATCCCCCAACGCCGCGCACGCGAATTCGCCGACCGCCTCCAGGCGCTCGCGCTCGAGTTCGCCGAGGAACCGCGCAGCGGTGACACGGAGTACGGGCTGTACATCGCCCTGTTCCCCACCAACCGTCTCCCCGCCCGGAAACCGACCGGTAACGACCGACCACCATCCACCACACTCGACGACGAGGCCGAGACATGA
- the groL gene encoding chaperonin GroEL (60 kDa chaperone family; promotes refolding of misfolded polypeptides especially under stressful conditions; forms two stacked rings of heptamers to form a barrel-shaped 14mer; ends can be capped by GroES; misfolded proteins enter the barrel where they are refolded when GroES binds), with the protein MAKMLHFDDEARRSLEAGVNKLADAVRVTLGPKGRNVVLDKKFGAPTITNDGVSIAKEIELEDPFENMGAQLVKEVATKTDDIAGDGTTTATVLAQAMVRVGMKNVAAGANPMAVKKGIEKAVAAAVESIQSQAKDVDDKTDIANVATISAADASIGEVIAEAIDKVGKDGVVTVEESNTFGTELEFTEGMQFDKGYLSPYFVTDAERQEAVLEDAYILLNQGKISTVQAMLPVLEAVMKTGKPLVIIAEDLEGEALATLVVNKIRGTFNAAAVKAPGFGDRRKAMLQDMAVLTGGQVISEDVGLKLENATMDLLGTAKRVVITKDNTTIVDGGGTSEDIDGRVNQIKAEIENTDSDWDREKLQERLAKLAGGVAVIQVGAATEIELKEKKHRIEDAVSSVRAAIEEGVVAGGGTALIRARGSVQAVVDSLEGDEQTGAKLVWESLTAPARNIAENAGLEGSVMVRAVEAETGANGLNAATGEIVDMLKAGILDPAKVTRAALQNAASIAALVITTECLVADKPEPAGAGGGGMGGMDPMGGMGGMM; encoded by the coding sequence ATGGCAAAGATGCTGCATTTTGACGACGAAGCACGCCGCTCGCTGGAGGCCGGCGTCAACAAGCTGGCCGACGCTGTTCGCGTGACGCTCGGCCCGAAGGGCCGCAACGTGGTGCTGGACAAGAAGTTCGGCGCCCCGACGATCACCAACGACGGTGTGTCGATCGCCAAGGAGATCGAGCTCGAGGATCCCTTCGAGAACATGGGCGCCCAGCTCGTGAAGGAAGTGGCCACCAAGACCGACGACATCGCCGGTGACGGCACCACGACGGCGACCGTGCTCGCTCAGGCAATGGTGCGCGTCGGCATGAAGAACGTCGCCGCCGGTGCCAACCCGATGGCCGTGAAGAAGGGCATCGAGAAGGCCGTGGCCGCCGCTGTGGAGTCGATCCAGAGCCAGGCCAAGGACGTCGACGACAAGACCGACATCGCCAACGTCGCGACCATCTCGGCCGCCGACGCATCGATCGGTGAGGTCATCGCCGAGGCGATCGACAAGGTCGGCAAGGACGGCGTGGTCACGGTCGAGGAGTCGAACACGTTCGGCACCGAGCTCGAGTTCACCGAGGGTATGCAGTTCGACAAGGGCTACCTGTCGCCGTACTTCGTGACCGACGCCGAGCGCCAGGAAGCGGTGCTCGAAGACGCCTACATCCTGCTCAACCAGGGCAAGATCTCGACGGTGCAGGCGATGCTGCCGGTGCTCGAAGCCGTGATGAAGACCGGCAAGCCGCTGGTCATCATCGCCGAAGACCTCGAGGGCGAAGCCCTCGCAACGCTGGTCGTCAACAAGATCCGTGGCACGTTCAACGCCGCCGCCGTCAAGGCGCCGGGCTTCGGCGACCGCCGCAAGGCGATGCTGCAGGACATGGCCGTCCTCACCGGTGGCCAGGTCATCAGCGAAGACGTCGGCCTCAAGCTGGAGAACGCCACGATGGACCTGCTCGGCACCGCCAAGCGCGTCGTCATCACCAAGGACAACACCACCATCGTCGATGGTGGCGGCACCTCCGAGGACATCGACGGCCGCGTCAACCAGATCAAGGCCGAGATCGAGAACACCGACTCCGACTGGGACCGTGAGAAGCTCCAGGAGCGCCTCGCCAAGCTGGCCGGCGGCGTCGCCGTCATCCAGGTCGGCGCTGCGACCGAGATCGAGCTCAAGGAGAAGAAGCACCGGATCGAAGACGCCGTGTCGTCGGTTCGTGCGGCCATCGAGGAAGGCGTGGTCGCCGGTGGCGGCACCGCCCTCATCCGTGCCCGTGGCTCGGTCCAGGCGGTCGTCGACAGCCTCGAAGGCGATGAGCAGACCGGCGCCAAGCTGGTCTGGGAGTCGCTGACCGCTCCGGCCCGCAACATCGCCGAGAACGCCGGGCTCGAAGGCTCGGTCATGGTGCGTGCGGTCGAAGCCGAGACCGGAGCGAACGGTCTCAACGCGGCAACCGGCGAGATCGTCGACATGCTGAAGGCCGGCATCCTCGACCCCGCCAAGGTGACCCGTGCGGCGCTGCAGAACGCAGCCTCGATCGCGGCCCTCGTGATCACCACCGAGTGCCTCGTGGCCGACAAGCCGGAGCCGGCCGGCGCCGGTGGCGGCGGCATGGGTGGCATGGACCCGATGGGTGGCATGGGCGGCATGATGTGA
- a CDS encoding pyridoxal-dependent decarboxylase gives MTPDEFRTNGYALIDMIADYLEGVGEQRIVPDVEPGDVRAMLPEHPPTEPEPWADVMADIERVVVPTITHWQHPNWFAYFPANTTYPSILGELLSAGLGVQGMSWVTSPACTEIETLMLDWMQELLGLPDTFHSTSERGGGVIQGSASEAALVAILAARWKATAGTVNTTGDTSRLTAYISAHAHSALEKGLRIAGIGTDRIRIIDHDERFAMRPDAFAAAVEADVQGGYVPFFACTTHGTTSSMAFDPTAVIADVCDAHDIWLHVDGAMSGIAALVPDHRWVNDGLDRVASYATNPHKWMGVNFDCTLFWVTDRAALLGALSILPEFLRSEAAESGRAIDYRDWQVPLGRRFRALKLWFTIRLDGVASIRERIRRDVALTQELAAWVAADDRFEVVAPHPLNLLCLRVAGTDDGPTDRLIADVNASGESHVTRTVLDGRSVMRVSIGARTTERRHVEAFWNSLVERVGA, from the coding sequence GTGACGCCCGACGAGTTCCGCACCAACGGTTACGCGCTGATCGACATGATCGCCGACTACCTGGAGGGGGTCGGCGAGCAGCGCATCGTGCCGGACGTCGAGCCCGGCGACGTCCGGGCGATGCTGCCGGAACATCCGCCGACCGAGCCGGAGCCGTGGGCCGACGTGATGGCCGACATCGAGCGCGTCGTCGTGCCGACGATCACGCACTGGCAGCACCCGAACTGGTTCGCCTACTTCCCCGCCAACACGACCTACCCGTCGATCCTCGGCGAGCTGCTCTCCGCCGGGCTCGGCGTGCAGGGGATGAGCTGGGTCACGTCGCCCGCCTGCACCGAGATCGAGACGCTGATGCTCGACTGGATGCAGGAGTTGCTCGGCCTGCCCGACACCTTCCACTCGACCAGCGAACGCGGCGGTGGAGTCATCCAGGGATCGGCGAGCGAGGCGGCACTCGTCGCGATCCTCGCCGCCCGTTGGAAGGCGACGGCCGGCACGGTCAACACCACCGGTGACACCAGCCGGCTGACCGCGTACATCTCGGCCCACGCCCATTCGGCGCTGGAGAAAGGGCTGCGGATCGCCGGCATCGGGACCGATCGGATCAGGATCATCGATCACGACGAGCGATTCGCGATGCGACCCGACGCCTTCGCGGCAGCGGTCGAGGCCGACGTGCAGGGCGGGTATGTCCCGTTCTTCGCGTGCACGACCCACGGCACCACGTCGTCGATGGCGTTCGATCCGACTGCGGTGATCGCCGACGTGTGCGACGCCCACGACATCTGGCTCCACGTCGACGGCGCGATGAGCGGCATCGCCGCACTCGTCCCGGACCACCGGTGGGTCAACGACGGGCTCGACCGGGTCGCCAGCTATGCCACGAACCCACACAAGTGGATGGGCGTCAACTTCGACTGCACCCTGTTCTGGGTCACCGACCGCGCAGCGCTGCTCGGTGCGCTGAGCATCCTCCCGGAGTTCCTCCGCTCCGAGGCGGCCGAGTCGGGCCGGGCGATCGACTACCGCGACTGGCAGGTGCCGCTCGGACGACGCTTCCGTGCGTTGAAACTCTGGTTCACGATCCGCCTCGACGGTGTGGCATCGATCCGGGAGCGGATCCGACGTGACGTCGCGCTCACGCAGGAGTTGGCGGCGTGGGTGGCCGCCGACGACCGCTTCGAGGTCGTCGCACCACATCCGCTGAACCTGCTCTGCCTCCGCGTCGCCGGCACCGACGATGGCCCGACCGACCGTCTGATCGCCGACGTCAACGCGAGCGGTGAGTCGCACGTCACCCGGACGGTGCTCGACGGCCGTTCGGTGATGCGGGTCAGCATCGGCGCCCGCACGACCGAACGGCGCCACGTCGAGGCGTTCTGGAACTCGCTCGTCGAGCGCGTCGGCGCATGA
- a CDS encoding CoA pyrophosphatase translates to MTAAAGRRPGGQQIVPRPTRWAPGPPAPWEIGASPSLDEVLAAVPETDRPSLPSFPNARHSAVLVTLTEGSAGPEVLLTRRSWEMRSHRGEMSFPGGRTDPGETPVQTALREAHEEVGLEPSDVTIHGELEHLNTVVSRSYIVPKVATVARPLALEAQTMEVERVMWVPLAEFTRPDTYRSEVWGIGPTDRTLHFFELDDETVWGATARMLVDLLTRTLGVSFDPRSA, encoded by the coding sequence GTGACCGCTGCGGCCGGGCGGCGCCCCGGAGGTCAGCAGATCGTCCCCCGCCCGACCAGGTGGGCGCCCGGCCCGCCGGCGCCCTGGGAGATCGGCGCGAGTCCGTCGCTCGACGAGGTGCTCGCCGCCGTGCCGGAGACCGATCGCCCGTCGCTCCCGTCGTTCCCGAATGCACGCCATTCCGCAGTGCTCGTCACGCTCACCGAAGGCTCCGCTGGGCCGGAGGTGCTGCTGACGCGACGGTCGTGGGAGATGCGCAGCCACCGCGGCGAGATGAGCTTTCCCGGTGGCCGGACCGATCCGGGTGAGACCCCGGTCCAGACGGCGCTTCGAGAAGCGCACGAAGAGGTCGGCCTCGAGCCGTCGGACGTGACGATCCACGGCGAACTCGAACACCTCAACACGGTCGTCAGCCGGAGCTACATCGTCCCCAAGGTCGCGACCGTGGCCCGGCCCCTGGCGCTCGAGGCGCAGACGATGGAGGTCGAACGGGTCATGTGGGTCCCGCTCGCCGAGTTCACTCGCCCGGACACGTACCGTTCGGAAGTGTGGGGGATCGGCCCGACCGACCGCACGCTGCACTTCTTCGAATTGGATGACGAGACCGTCTGGGGGGCGACCGCGCGCATGCTCGTCGACCTCCTCACGCGCACGCTCGGGGTGTCGTTCGATCCCCGCAGCGCCTGA
- the guaA gene encoding glutamine-hydrolyzing GMP synthase, giving the protein MNTDAAPELDAAATHDTVLVVDFGAQYAQLIARRVRELDVFSEIVSHRISAAEVTERAPAAIILSGGPASVNIEGTPRLDPAIYDLGIPIFGICYGAQLIAIQLGGTVGRGMAGEYGRARLTRTADSSLLPADLPDEHDVWMSHFDAITVAPPGFTPTAGTKDAPVAVLENDTRKIWGVQYHPEVVHSPFGMPVLERFLHDLAGCRTDWSMSSVIEEQVAGIRQRVGDARVICGLSGGVDSSVAAALVHRAIGAQLTCIYVDTGLMRKGESEQVVETFRRNLGIELIHADEGERFFDALAGVTEPEAKRKVIGEQFIRVFEKYTGGVSDAKFLVQGTLYPDLIESGGVDGTASVIKSHHNVGGLPDDMELELIEPLRDLFKDEVRALGSELGLPDEMVWRQPFPGPGLGVRIIGEVTPGKVALLQDADAIVREELAAAGLEREIWQSYAALLSDVRSVGVMGDERTYGNPIVIRAVTSDDAMTADWARIPYDVLEKMSQRIINEVYGVNRVVYDITSKPPGTIEWE; this is encoded by the coding sequence TTGAACACCGACGCCGCCCCCGAGCTCGATGCCGCCGCCACCCACGACACCGTGCTCGTGGTCGACTTCGGGGCTCAGTACGCCCAGCTGATCGCTCGCCGCGTCCGCGAACTCGACGTCTTCTCCGAGATCGTCAGTCACCGGATCAGTGCCGCCGAGGTGACCGAACGGGCCCCGGCCGCGATCATCCTCTCGGGTGGGCCGGCGAGTGTCAACATCGAGGGGACACCCCGGCTCGACCCGGCGATCTACGACCTCGGCATCCCGATCTTCGGGATCTGCTACGGGGCGCAGTTGATCGCCATCCAGCTCGGCGGGACCGTCGGGCGGGGAATGGCCGGGGAGTACGGTCGGGCGCGACTCACGCGGACCGCTGATTCCTCGCTGCTCCCGGCCGACCTGCCGGACGAGCACGACGTCTGGATGAGCCACTTCGACGCGATCACGGTCGCGCCGCCAGGGTTCACGCCGACCGCCGGCACGAAGGATGCCCCGGTCGCCGTGCTCGAGAACGACACGCGGAAGATCTGGGGAGTGCAGTACCACCCCGAGGTCGTCCACTCGCCGTTCGGCATGCCGGTGCTCGAACGGTTCCTCCACGATCTCGCCGGGTGCCGGACCGACTGGAGCATGTCGTCGGTGATCGAGGAGCAGGTCGCCGGGATCCGCCAGCGGGTCGGTGACGCCCGGGTGATCTGCGGGTTGTCGGGTGGTGTCGACTCGTCGGTCGCCGCTGCGCTCGTCCATCGGGCGATCGGTGCACAGCTGACGTGCATCTACGTCGACACCGGCCTGATGCGCAAGGGCGAGAGCGAGCAGGTCGTCGAGACGTTCCGGCGCAACCTCGGGATCGAGCTGATCCACGCCGACGAGGGTGAGCGGTTCTTCGATGCGCTCGCCGGTGTCACCGAACCCGAGGCGAAACGCAAGGTGATCGGCGAGCAGTTCATCCGTGTGTTCGAGAAGTACACCGGTGGAGTGTCCGACGCGAAGTTCTTGGTGCAGGGCACGCTCTACCCCGACCTCATCGAGAGCGGTGGGGTCGACGGCACGGCGTCGGTGATCAAGAGCCACCACAATGTCGGCGGACTGCCCGACGACATGGAGCTCGAACTGATCGAACCGTTGCGCGACCTGTTCAAGGACGAGGTGCGCGCGCTCGGCTCCGAACTCGGACTGCCCGACGAGATGGTCTGGCGTCAGCCGTTCCCCGGCCCCGGTCTCGGCGTGCGGATCATCGGCGAGGTCACGCCGGGCAAGGTGGCGCTGCTCCAAGACGCCGATGCGATCGTCCGCGAAGAACTCGCGGCCGCCGGTCTCGAACGTGAGATCTGGCAGTCGTACGCGGCGTTGCTGTCCGACGTCCGGTCGGTCGGCGTGATGGGCGACGAGCGCACCTACGGCAACCCGATCGTGATCCGGGCGGTCACGTCCGACGACGCGATGACCGCCGATTGGGCGCGCATTCCGTACGACGTGCTCGAGAAGATGTCGCAGCGGATCATCAACGAGGTCTACGGCGTCAATCGAGTCGTCTACGACATCACCTCGAAGCCGCCGGGCACCATCGAGTGGGAGTGA
- a CDS encoding NlpC/P60 family protein produces the protein MKRRISHLLVAASTVVFVVPTAFPEAAYASVSDQRREVERIVDELDRLHTQADILAEDWAEAEDNLRQLDQEVIEAEARVAAKEAELGALRGDLSEMAVRAFTGAGGDVLGPLFSDAEQYGDTLSRDQFSRVALSVGTTTTDDLDEFVAELDAERDDLEDKREQVAALKVTIEQKRQQTEELTAQFIERRADAEARLGQLIEEEEERRAAAAFARLQAELEAEQAAAAQATSSGGGNGGTSDSGGTSNSGGGSSDSNSNSGGGGNSNAGGGSSNSGGGSSNSGGGSSTPAPAPAPAPAVSGLAGIAVQAAMAQQGVRYVYATSKPGVSFDCSGLTHYAWGQAGVYLPRNSRAQAAATPRVSPAAAQPGDLIFYYSPISHVGIYLGGGQLVHAPNSGSVVKVASVSWGKVTAVGRPG, from the coding sequence ATGAAGCGTCGAATTTCTCACCTCCTGGTCGCCGCATCGACGGTGGTGTTCGTCGTGCCGACGGCGTTCCCCGAGGCCGCCTACGCCTCCGTGTCCGATCAGCGGCGCGAGGTCGAGCGCATCGTCGACGAACTCGACCGACTCCACACACAGGCCGACATCCTGGCCGAAGACTGGGCCGAGGCCGAGGACAACCTGCGTCAGCTCGACCAGGAAGTGATCGAGGCCGAGGCCAGGGTCGCGGCCAAGGAAGCAGAGCTCGGCGCGTTGCGCGGCGACCTGTCCGAGATGGCCGTGCGAGCGTTCACCGGCGCCGGCGGCGACGTGCTCGGCCCGCTGTTCTCCGATGCCGAGCAGTACGGCGACACGCTGTCGCGCGACCAGTTCAGCCGGGTTGCGCTGAGCGTCGGCACCACGACCACCGACGACCTCGACGAGTTCGTGGCCGAGCTCGACGCCGAACGCGACGACCTCGAAGACAAGCGCGAACAGGTCGCAGCGCTCAAGGTCACGATCGAGCAGAAGCGTCAGCAGACCGAAGAGCTCACCGCTCAGTTCATCGAACGGCGTGCCGATGCCGAAGCTCGCCTCGGTCAGCTGATCGAGGAAGAAGAAGAGCGTCGTGCCGCAGCAGCGTTCGCTCGACTCCAGGCCGAACTCGAAGCGGAGCAGGCAGCTGCCGCGCAGGCGACCAGCAGCGGTGGCGGCAACGGCGGTACCTCCGACTCCGGCGGTACGTCCAACTCCGGTGGCGGCTCGTCCGACTCCAACTCCAACTCGGGTGGTGGCGGCAACTCGAACGCCGGTGGCGGCAGCTCGAACTCCGGTGGCGGCAGCTCGAACTCCGGCGGCGGCAGCTCGACGCCGGCCCCCGCCCCTGCGCCCGCCCCGGCCGTGTCCGGACTCGCCGGTATCGCCGTGCAGGCCGCCATGGCCCAGCAGGGCGTCCGATACGTCTACGCCACGTCGAAGCCCGGCGTGTCGTTCGACTGCTCCGGTCTCACGCACTATGCGTGGGGTCAGGCCGGCGTCTACCTGCCTCGCAACTCGCGGGCCCAGGCGGCAGCGACCCCCCGGGTGTCGCCCGCAGCCGCCCAGCCCGGCGATCTGATCTTCTACTACTCGCCGATCAGTCACGTCGGCATCTACCTCGGCGGCGGCCAGCTCGTGCATGCGCCGAACTCCGGCAGCGTCGTGAAGGTCGCCAGCGTCAGCTGGGGCAAGGTCACCGCCGTCGGCCGCCCCGGCTGA
- a CDS encoding FAD-dependent oxidoreductase, with protein MSDVTVVGSGVAGASVAFAAARAGATVTLIDDARTGRATAAGAGIIAPWATALEGDVYRLYAAGAEAYPEVLAALAEVGIDDVGHATNGALVIGPDGGPDQVKADRLVMRCAASQVAGTPQRVDAAAARAMFPPLADGWEGWFVPGGARIDGRRLAAGLVDGVGRLGGSVRAGTVDIGPGTVTVDGTSIDADTVVVAGGAWTNELLRARRQQVGVTAQRGQICHLGLTGVDTGRWPSVLPPADHYIVPFGDGRIVVGATREDGVADPRVTADGVRRVLDRALDLAPGLVDASLIETRVGLRPFPTDSHRPTIGQIDDATWIVTGFGAIGLTIGPTVGFRVAAMIDGGDDDVLGPFAPGRSPGRASSM; from the coding sequence ATGAGCGACGTCACCGTCGTCGGATCCGGCGTCGCCGGGGCCTCGGTGGCGTTCGCCGCTGCGCGGGCCGGCGCGACGGTGACGCTGATCGACGACGCCCGCACCGGACGCGCGACCGCGGCGGGCGCCGGGATCATCGCCCCGTGGGCGACCGCGCTGGAGGGCGATGTGTACCGGTTGTACGCCGCCGGGGCCGAGGCGTATCCCGAAGTGCTCGCCGCCCTCGCCGAGGTCGGCATCGACGACGTCGGGCACGCCACGAACGGCGCACTCGTCATCGGTCCGGACGGCGGCCCCGACCAGGTCAAGGCCGATCGGTTGGTGATGCGATGCGCCGCGTCGCAGGTGGCCGGCACACCGCAACGTGTCGACGCGGCGGCCGCCCGTGCGATGTTCCCGCCGCTCGCCGATGGCTGGGAGGGCTGGTTCGTGCCGGGTGGCGCTCGGATCGACGGTCGGCGGTTGGCCGCCGGCCTGGTCGACGGTGTCGGCCGGCTGGGCGGCAGCGTTCGTGCCGGCACGGTCGACATCGGCCCGGGGACGGTCACGGTCGACGGCACTTCCATCGACGCCGACACCGTCGTGGTCGCCGGTGGTGCGTGGACGAACGAACTCCTCCGAGCACGGCGACAGCAGGTCGGCGTGACGGCGCAGCGTGGCCAGATCTGCCATCTCGGACTCACCGGGGTCGACACCGGTCGCTGGCCGTCGGTGTTGCCACCGGCCGACCACTACATCGTGCCGTTCGGCGACGGCCGGATCGTCGTCGGGGCCACACGCGAAGACGGTGTGGCCGACCCACGTGTCACCGCCGACGGGGTCCGGCGGGTGCTCGATCGAGCGCTGGACCTGGCACCGGGCCTCGTCGACGCGTCGCTGATCGAGACCCGGGTCGGGTTGCGCCCGTTCCCGACCGACTCTCACCGGCCCACGATCGGGCAGATCGACGATGCGACGTGGATCGTCACCGGGTTCGGAGCGATCGGCTTGACGATCGGCCCGACGGTCGGATTCCGCGTGGCTGCGATGATCGACGGTGGGGACGATGACGTTCTCGGCCCGTTCGCTCCCGGCCGCTCGCCGGGGCGCGCGTCGTCGATGTAG
- a CDS encoding MFS transporter: MSDTDTQIDDTGDGSSPVTVGDQRLGSSYYKLFTGTVVSNLGDGMATVAYPWLASAITRNPMLIALVAVAQRLPWLIFTLPAGVITDRVDRRKAMITMDVLRGCLTLVVAFAVLGASDTLPGPDELDAVTGTQTGLFLIVLGATLLLGMAEVLRDNSNQTILPNIVEPHQLEKANGRIWSIENVTNTFAGPPLGSVLLLAAFALPFFVDAATFFLAAAMVFLIPGTFRADRDEAAPNKSFRAELGEGVRWLMSHTLLRPMAIILGLLNAAGMVSGATIVLFAQEVLDIGPLLFTVLFFGGAVGGLIGGNVAPAISKRLGSGTALAIALGGMAIGPVIIGLVPWWPLVIVIFGLEAFLGILWNVITVSLRQTIIPSRLLGRVNSVYRFFAWGMIPIGAALGGAIVWVLERQVDREFALRSTWFAQAAIIAACFLFGRSKLTTEKMEAARAAATPTSS, translated from the coding sequence ATGAGCGACACCGACACCCAGATCGACGACACCGGCGACGGCAGCAGCCCGGTCACGGTCGGCGACCAGCGTCTCGGATCGTCGTACTACAAGCTGTTCACCGGCACGGTCGTGTCGAACCTCGGCGATGGCATGGCCACCGTCGCGTACCCGTGGCTGGCGTCGGCGATCACCCGCAATCCGATGCTGATCGCGCTCGTGGCGGTCGCCCAGCGCCTGCCGTGGCTGATCTTCACCCTGCCGGCCGGCGTGATCACCGACCGGGTCGACCGCCGCAAGGCGATGATCACGATGGATGTGCTGCGCGGATGTCTGACCCTGGTGGTTGCGTTCGCGGTCCTCGGCGCAAGCGACACGCTGCCGGGCCCCGACGAACTCGACGCGGTCACCGGCACGCAGACCGGGCTGTTCCTGATCGTGCTCGGCGCGACCTTGCTGCTCGGCATGGCCGAGGTGTTGCGTGACAACTCCAACCAGACGATCCTGCCGAACATCGTCGAGCCGCACCAGCTCGAGAAGGCCAACGGTCGGATCTGGAGCATCGAGAACGTCACCAACACGTTCGCCGGGCCGCCGCTCGGATCGGTCCTGCTGCTGGCCGCGTTCGCACTGCCGTTCTTCGTCGACGCGGCGACGTTCTTCCTGGCCGCCGCGATGGTTTTCCTGATCCCCGGTACCTTCCGTGCCGACCGCGACGAGGCGGCCCCGAATAAGTCGTTCCGCGCCGAACTCGGCGAGGGCGTTCGCTGGTTGATGTCGCACACCCTGCTCCGGCCGATGGCGATCATCCTCGGGTTGCTCAACGCCGCCGGCATGGTCAGCGGCGCCACGATCGTGCTGTTCGCCCAGGAGGTGCTCGACATCGGGCCCCTGCTGTTCACCGTGCTGTTCTTCGGCGGCGCGGTCGGCGGGCTGATCGGCGGCAACGTCGCCCCGGCGATCTCGAAGCGGCTCGGGAGCGGCACCGCGCTCGCGATCGCGCTCGGCGGCATGGCCATCGGGCCGGTGATCATCGGCCTGGTGCCGTGGTGGCCGCTCGTGATCGTCATCTTCGGTCTCGAAGCGTTCCTCGGCATTCTCTGGAACGTCATCACGGTCAGCCTCCGGCAGACGATCATCCCGAGTCGTCTGCTCGGACGCGTCAACAGCGTGTACCGCTTCTTCGCGTGGGGCATGATCCCGATCGGAGCTGCGCTGGGTGGCGCGATCGTGTGGGTACTCGAACGACAGGTCGACCGCGAGTTCGCGCTGCGCTCCACCTGGTTCGCCCAGGCCGCGATCATCGCTGCGTGCTTCCTCTTCGGTCGGTCCAAGTTGACGACCGAGAAGATGGAAGCCGCCCGCGCCGCCGCTACTCCGACTTCTTCTTGA